The proteins below come from a single Plodia interpunctella isolate USDA-ARS_2022_Savannah chromosome 21, ilPloInte3.2, whole genome shotgun sequence genomic window:
- the LOC128679470 gene encoding ran-binding protein 9-like → MPAPPGAHGARSTTGVPDGSSGRARSCNVHNPAASNDWPPAAPGATPLPPPPNGAPSGTPRPRRARPRPAPHRVVFSPREVSAAATPRRSRGAGEAAATLISLTTLAAASSNWPRFRSSVN, encoded by the exons ATGCCCGCGCCGCCCGGGGCCCACGGCGCGCGCTCCACGACCGGCGTGCCCGACGGCTCCAGCGGTCGCGCCCGCTCATGCAACGTCCATAACCCGGCG GCGTCAAACGACTGGCCGCCGGCGGCGCCGGGCGCGACACCCCTCCCGCCGCCGCCCAATGGCGCGCCGAGCGGCaccccgcgcccgcgccgcgccAGGCCCCGCCCGGCGCCGCACCGCGTTGTTTTTTCGCCGCGCGAGGTGTCCGCCGCCGCCACACCTCGCCGCTCGCGCGGAGCGGGCGAGGCCGCGGCGACGCTAATCTCGTTGACGACGCTCGCCGCCGCCTCTTCTAATTGGCCACGTTTCCGTTCGTCCGTCAATTGA